A single window of Thermoanaerobaculia bacterium DNA harbors:
- a CDS encoding YbbR-like domain-containing protein, translating into MSRMSGKPWGLRLLAIFAAIAVWFSASFVKRERVSEKLIDATVTYNPARGTVILDPIQTVKVRLRGPDKQIRTLAPHVVDVVIEVPGLATGTLDIQLDESNVLRPESFEVLAIEPNSIALRLDREKTQMLRVSPRLVGEPAAGAEPLSPVARPDMVQVTGPESILAGITAATTSPISLDGHALTFKQTVSVVPPDPLVRIIQPSVVTVEVPMHFPGADTDEASARDRAADAGRQENP; encoded by the coding sequence ATGAGCCGGATGAGCGGCAAGCCGTGGGGACTCCGACTGCTCGCCATTTTCGCCGCGATCGCGGTCTGGTTTTCGGCGTCGTTCGTGAAGCGCGAGCGGGTGAGCGAGAAGTTGATCGACGCGACGGTGACCTACAACCCGGCGCGCGGCACCGTGATCCTCGACCCGATCCAAACGGTCAAGGTGCGCCTGCGCGGGCCCGACAAGCAGATCCGGACGCTTGCGCCGCACGTCGTCGACGTGGTGATCGAGGTTCCCGGTCTCGCGACCGGCACGCTCGACATCCAGCTCGACGAGAGCAACGTCCTGCGGCCCGAGAGTTTCGAAGTCCTGGCGATCGAGCCCAATTCGATCGCCTTGCGACTCGACCGCGAGAAGACCCAGATGCTCCGCGTCTCGCCCCGCCTGGTGGGCGAACCGGCCGCCGGCGCCGAGCCGCTCTCGCCGGTCGCCCGGCCCGACATGGTCCAGGTCACCGGACCGGAGTCGATTCTCGCCGGCATCACCGCCGCCACGACGAGCCCGATCAGCCTCGACGGCCACGCGCTGACCTTCAAGCAGACCGTGAGCGTCGTGCCACCCGATCCCCTGGTGCGCATCATTCAACCCTCGGTCGTCACCGTCGAAGTTCCCATGCACTTCCCCGGCGCCGACACCGACGAGGCCTCGGCCCGGGACCGCGCCGCCGACGCCGGACGACAGGAGAACCCATGA
- the cdaA gene encoding diadenylate cyclase CdaA — protein sequence MSFGEFLELLTWQDLLDVAIVTLVFYNLLLLIRGTRAVQILVGLVFVAATSYLARWANLVALETLIQKFLIILPFALVVLFQPEIRRALARFGRGPFFGAAPSKAHAYLHDVVLAASTLAERRTGALVVFERKEGLRVYVENGIALDARLSFDLLVSIFTPDAPLHDGAIIIQAERIAAASCFLPLTANPELSKEHGSRHRAALGISEETDALALVVSEETGEISLAVAGELERHLDKAQLSARLRFHLVTDVDASSREDR from the coding sequence TCACGCTCGTCTTCTACAACCTCCTCCTCCTGATCCGGGGCACCCGCGCGGTGCAGATCCTGGTCGGCCTCGTCTTCGTGGCGGCGACCAGCTACCTCGCCCGCTGGGCGAATCTGGTCGCCCTCGAGACCCTCATCCAGAAATTCCTGATCATCCTGCCGTTCGCGCTCGTCGTGCTCTTTCAGCCCGAGATCCGCCGGGCGCTCGCCCGGTTCGGGCGCGGTCCGTTCTTCGGCGCCGCGCCCAGCAAGGCCCACGCCTACCTGCACGACGTGGTGCTCGCCGCCTCGACGCTCGCCGAGCGCCGGACGGGCGCGCTCGTCGTCTTCGAGCGCAAGGAGGGGCTGCGGGTCTACGTCGAGAACGGCATAGCGCTCGACGCCCGGCTCTCGTTCGACCTCCTGGTCAGCATCTTCACGCCGGACGCTCCGCTGCACGACGGCGCCATCATCATCCAGGCGGAACGCATCGCGGCCGCCTCCTGCTTTCTCCCGCTGACCGCCAACCCAGAGCTCTCGAAGGAGCACGGCTCGCGCCATCGCGCGGCCCTCGGGATCAGCGAGGAGACCGACGCGCTCGCCTTGGTGGTCTCCGAGGAGACCGGAGAGATCTCGCTCGCCGTCGCCGGCGAGCTCGAGAGGCATCTGGACAAGGCGCAGCTCTCCGCCCGCCTGCGCTTCCACCTCGTCACCGACGTCGACGCGTCGTCACGGGAGGATCGATGA